ACATGATCTTGAGGAGGAGAAGAGACTCTTCTCATCTCAGAGAACCTACTCAGCCCAGCAGGCTCATAGATGGGACTTCTTCCAGGGCAGAGATTTCTTGGAAGATGCACGTGGGTTCCACAAAGAACATGTCCATTGTGAATCAATCAGCCAATGGACCAGCAGTAATCACTGGAGACTCTGAGAAAATCACAGGGAGCAAAATTCCTGGGAACCAGGAAATAGGGGGAGGGGAACAGAACAAGAGAAATAATTTGATGCCCACATTTCAGCAAGTAGACACAGCATCTCACTCGGAGGCACCTGGAAGTAAAGCTCATCAACAGACCTTTCCGCACAGTGCAGCTAGGCTGTTGAATTCAAGTGTGTTCCCTGTTGAACAATTAAATTCTCGTCACCAGAATCAAATGCACACTACGTCAGATTCTTCACTGGATTCACAAGTGAAAGCTCAGAGGACTGAGAGTTCTTCACAAGAACATGTCAAAAGTGGTGCAAGTATCACTGACAAAGCTAACCGCCAAATCCTAGAGAACCCTGTCACGAAGGAGCAGCAGATGGTTAAAATTATTGCTAATAGTAATCATGTTCCTGACAGTCGAGCTGCCAATAAGGACACAGGTCAAATACCTCAGAATGGAAGCAAAGTGAGTGGGGAAAATGCAAAACCTCTACAGCTATTCCAGACTTCAGAAACGTCTTCCAAAAATTATGTTGGAATGAAGCAGAGTGATGAACTAGACAGTGGAGAGTTTGGCAGTGACAGAACAGTTCAAAAAGTGGAGGTGAagggaccagatatcccaaagagTAACAGGACAGCAATCCTGAATGCTCAGGATGATCACAATGAGACTGCAGCAGTGAATTCTGCAAAGGCGAACTGCAAATGTGAAGGTGCAGCTTCCCAGAACATACAGCCTGCACCTGCTAGTGCAGATTCAAATCCTTTAAAGGCAGGGACGCTTGAGAAAACTCAACACCATGACGAAGATAGGACATTGTACATCCCTACACCACGAACAGAGGAGGCAGCCTGGGCTGCAGCTGCCCTTGCTTTCCTCTTTGTATTCCTTACACTGGCAGTGTTATACACCAGGCTGTACAGAAAATTTATAAAGAGTGACAGTTTATACTGGACACCAGTTCCAGGCATTGATGGACAAGAAACTGTAGCAggtgaaacttttttaaaaaaaatgctatcAACACAAAAAGTTTACTCAGACATTTCTTTGCTTAGAGGTGGCAATTTGTGGCCTTACTACATTAATCCCTTCCAGCTCTTGCCCCTTTGCCCTTGGGAAAGCAggatactgcttaaatgttatgagtTCTGACATCCACCTGCAAAATGCATTTACACTCAACAACACTTAGTTTCCTCAACAAATCTTTGCTGGCCATCCTCATTAAGCATGACTCTCCAAATTCAACTATAGTCTGCCTGTGAGAATTCTTCCAAAGAACTTCCTCACCATCGAGGTTAGACTTACTGACCTAGAAATTAGAATTAGGATGTGAAATATTCAATGCAAggggaaaaataaatttaaaaaggcaacaaaaatatctgcagctcctcccacTGGTTGCATTGCTCAACTTGAAATGCTATGGAGGTAAATAGCAATGTTGGGAACTCTAATTCTAAATGAATTAGTCTTAAATAACTTGCTAGTCTTTAGTCTCATGTCAACTTGAAGTAAACATTGCTATTTAAAGTGTTCCCTGGCCACATTTAGAGTCGGAAATAATTAATAGTTATGGGGGAAGGTAAGAAGCCAATTGCCAACACCTGCCTCCTTCAAAGGTATTTTATGCCGTTAAAAGAAATTTTCTCCTTACTGAAATGCTTTATAGTTTTGCAAATAGCCCTTGCAACATTTTTTTGCTCAGAGAAACTATCAATTCAATACTAAAATAGCCCCAGCGGAGTATCAGTATATTACCTAGGCTATTAGCAACATTTATCTCCAGtacaagaggccattcatcctcCAGGGCAGCACTTAATTGAACAATATGGTCATTCTTGTGTTCCCACTGTGGCCCCTTAGCTGTTCAAGTTTGCTTCCATCAACAATCTATCTAATTTCTTTCAATGCCATGAtggtacccacttccaccaccttaGTATGCAGCAGGTTTCTGGGCTTTAGTACTCACTGCTCACATTTCCCCTTCTATTTCTTGTACAGGTCCTTAAACGATAATTCCTCAGTTTTTGCATGATTAGTTAATGGaataatttctcttttccccGATTATAAATCCTGTAGCCCTCTTGTTAATCGCCCCTCAAACTCCTTGGCTTCAAGGAGAAAATCCCAGTTTCTTCCACTTCCCCATGGAGTCAAATTCCCTCATCCGTGGAACCATTTTGATTACTATTCCTAAAGAAGATACAGGGATTAGATTGTCCTTAAGCATGGTGACCAGACCTGGATGCATTCTAAAGTTGCAGTCTTAGTTGCATAAGTTTCCTGCTTTTATACTTGATTCCTTTATGAAACCCAAGATCCCATACACTAGTTATTTGGTATCTTGTTGTGGATCAACTGTAATTTTGTCTGTCAAGAAATGAGTAGGCTAATATTCCCCAAAACTTTAAATCTGACACTTTCTTACTTTCAGCACTGTCGTCATGTAAATCAGATAGTTTGCAACTTTGGGGTTCTATTCAATCTAAAGTTTATGGCTTAGGCAACtgaaggaaaggcaattacaattaGGAATATGCAGAAGGCCATAATTATAAGACTGCAAATAATTTAAGGGCTGAGGGTTTGCAGAGGTTACAGAGACGGTGAAGGATAAATCTGTAGAGGGATATGTAAAATGTAAACTTATGACATTGCACGACTGGGAGTCAGTTTATGTGGTGAGCACAAGGACAGCTGTGGGGAATGGGGTTTCCTGTGGAGAAAAAATGGACAGAAGAGCTTTTGAATTATCTCAAGTCTAAACTTGTAAAAGATTAGAATCAGTTCATCCATTTACAGTTGCAAGACCACGAAGTGGTATGCCTTAACACAAAGAAATCATAAAGGAACTCATGATAATAGCACGACAGCTAGAAAAAAAGTCAAAGGGATTATAATCAGAGGGACTATTTTCTCAAGAGGTCCAGGCACATTTACCTGGCAATACATAGAAGAACTGTTTACTTCAGATCAGAGCAGTTCACattggggaaagattttaaaaacaagaacAAGCTGATATAGTGGTTTAGTATGGATAACTGACTGAGAAATAACATTAAAAGTCATGAAGGACTGTCTCATAGATGAGtaatagagttttttttaaattcaagggAAAGTTTACAGAGTAGATAAAGGATATAAATTAGAGAGTGGTACACTGATGTGAGAATAACGAGACCATTTCAGGGTAAGAAAAGGTCAAAAGTGAGACTTACAAAGCACCTACTGAAAACCATTCAAATTAGATGCACAGGGAAGAAATCAAATCCCAGAAAAATATTGATCACAGGCTGGAATGTAGCCACACGGTTATAAATGCTAATTCGGAAGTGAATAGGAACCAGTGATAGAAAAGGCAGGCACTATACTTCAACAAAACAAACAAACCAGTCAGCTCTAACTTAAAATGCATTTAGATAGACGTTAGAAGTGCAAGACCTAGGGGcgttcataattttaaattgattcaAATCACTTATGGACTGAAATTAGAGAGATAATATTATTTCACTTatgagaaataaagagaaaacaatATGATAGGATAGttagggagaaactattcccatttataaaaggatcaagaaccagaaggcacagatttaaagtgatttgcaaaaagtgaaaacatgaaacagattcaattgaggcattcaagagggtactGGCTGATTATTTGGATGCCAGCTATGTACAGGGATATGGGGGAAAGGTGGGAAATTGGCAGTAGTTaatgaagagctggtgcagatacagaaacatgaacaggagcAGGCCTTCAGCCTTTTCAGTCCAGTCTGCCATTCGGTAAGATCATGAATGATCATCCAAACTCAGTACAGTACAttcaattcctgctttctccccctgccctttgatccctttagcttcCAAGAACTaaatctaactcctccttgaaaacatgcaATGATCTGGTCTCATCTGCCTTCTGTAATAAAGAATTTTACAGGATTGCCACTCTCCACACAggaggagactaaaactgcacacagtggaAGAGGGATGGCCCTATATAACCACTGCAAGACATCCATGTTTGATTACTCAAATCCTCTCCCTAagaaggtcaacataccatttactgTCTTCACCATTTACTACACCacaatgcttactttcagtgactggtgttcaAGAACACCCAGTCTGGTTGCACCTCCTCCCCCCTTTCCCCCTACCTTTCAGGCAAtgtgtcttcctgtttttcctaccaaagtggatatcttcacatttatccacattataattCATTTGCCTACGCATTCAAcgtgtccaaatcacactgaagcatctctgcatcctcctcacaattcaccATCCCAGCCAGCtcggtctcatctgcaaacttcagaGATCTTACATTTAATTCCCTTGTCTAAACTAGCCACCTTCTAACACACCTGTGTGATCTAAAAGGTCCTCCTATCCGGATAAGCCACAAGACTACTTCAGCTACATGTATTTTCACAATTTTGACAATTTATTATCAATAAGTacaaaagaatgataattaataaggCAGTGGCTCAGttgaataaaacaatgaactgtggatgctggagattgaaAGAACAGAAAGTTGCtggcaaatctcagcaggtcaggcaacatcttttCATGAAGCCTCCCTGGAatcaagacattaactctgcttcattgccacagatgctgccagacgtgctgagtttctgtttttatttcagtggtTCAGTTGGTCCACTTTGGGACATAGTTCATGACTTATGTCTGACTGAAGTTAATTTTATGTGTTTTTATATTCCTTGTGCACCTAATCACCAAACGTTATGCCTTATTAATCCTTACTATTCCTCAACACGATCAGGACAACCTGAACTCTTAATTTTCCTACCAAAGCAGTAGCAGCACAAGATCACTTCTGATTACCTAGATAGCATGCATACAGTTTATAATTGGTTTCTTAAGAGTGGTCATGTGGAAGTGATATCAGTCAGATGACTATCTCCAGACTGGTTCCCAGAGATGTCAATCATTTATACAAACTACAAAAATCCTTACAGCTTTTTTCAGTTAACTTACTAActtttcctcctggtgctcctgtttcctcccacagtccaaagatgtgcaggttaggtgaattggcacagtggctcagtggttagcactgctgcctcacagcacaaggatcccaggttcgattccagcctctggcaactgcctatgtggagtttgcaaattctccatgtgtctgcgtggtttcctccagtttcctcccacagatgtgcaggtcaggtgaattggccatgttaaattgcccatagtgctaggtgcattagtcagagggaaatgggtctgggtgggttactcttcagagggtcagtgtggattatgccgaagagcctgtttccgcactgtagggaatgtaatcttcATGATTGCCATTAAGATAAGCAGACACCACCTAAGTACTTCAGTGTCTGCTCAGAGGATCTATTGTGTCACACCCTTAAAAGAATTAACATCCAAAATATTTGACTGAGTTAAATAATTTGGAAAATTCTAAAGCCTGTTCAGACAAACCATTTGTTCACATGACATTACAATAGCTAGTCCTGTTGCTTGGAACAGACTAAAAACTCATTTTATAAAacatgtggaacattatcaagAATCAAACCTTATTACTCCATTGAATCTATGCAGCCTAGATTATCTTAAGAAATCATTATATAACACGCAGTTCAGAATTTATTTCTAATGTTATGTATATGTATTGACTTTATGTTATGTTATGTACTTTAGCTTTGTAACTTTAACTATTTCTTCTTTAAGTGGTCTGGGGACATAGAATGGTCTTCAAAGGTCTTgacagcgagttttgagaagatttgtaactcaggttgaggtccttgatgtagatttgctcgttgagctggaaggttcattttcagacattttctcaccatactaagtaacatcatcagtgagcctccaggatacatgccacaaaatgacatgaccctctcttactaGTATCCCTACAtagagataaggaaggacaccacttcagctgggacaacacatccatcctaggatgagCCAAACAGatacacgcacgagaattcctagaggcatggcattccaaccggaactctatcaacaaacacattgatgtggaccccatttactacctcctgagaaaaagaacaggaaatgacatcaccaacccaaagaaactcaaacatatgaacagaaagcactgctgatgattcctgcttcgGCCGGAggctgactgaagatgttacttagtgtggtgacaaaacatctgacaataaactttccagctcagcaagcaaacctacatccaggaggTCTTGACAAGTTATAGGAGGACATAAAAAGGGAGCTTCCTCCAGCACTACAATAACCTGGGTCATGGGATCAATTTCACCAGTGACAACATGTAATCCTTTATGGTAACATGCTTTGACACTAGTATCTTTTAATTTCCTGCAGCTAACCAGAATATATAAAAATACCTCACTTGCCTATACATTTCGCATAATTAAATTATgacaaattattgaaaaatacactCAAATTGACAGATGAATGAGTAATAAGATTCTAAAATTGAAACTGTTGTAGCATtacaataacaacttgcattcacATGGCATTATAGAGTACTGAGAGGCCCGGATAGGGTGGATATGGAGATGATGTTttcactaataggagagactaggatccaaaggcacagcctcagagataAAGGATAAAAGAACTGAGgtgagggatttcttcagccagagggtggttaatcatTGCCGCAGAAAACTGTGAAGGCCAAgttgttgagtgtatttaagacagagatagattcttgattaataaagggatcaagggttacagggagaaggcaggcgAGCGGGTTTGAGAAATATTAGCCATAACCGAATGGCAGCGCACACtcaggggatgaatggcctaatcctgctcctatatcttatggtctgtgGTCCTTTGACACCTTTAACATCAGTTGTCTTCTGGTGCTTTCAAAGTTTGACAGGAGTTGAAGAGAGAGACATTAACTTGGTCAAGAGATAGGTTTGAGGGAGTGTCTGAAAGAAGAGGTCAAGACAAGTGTGGAGAAAGAATTCCAGAACTTGGGCCTTGATGGCTGAAACATACCATCAAATTGCAGAACTATCAAAATAGTTCTAACTCATAACCAGAACTAGTGGGAAGAGGACAATATAGAAATATACAGGTATACAATGAATTACATCTGTGCCTACACAGTTTTCTTCCTACTGCTTCATAAAATGTTTGTATAATTCCAAATACCAATGTGAAGTCCATCACGAATTACAATTACCAACTGAAATATACCCATTTACTAATCAGTATCTGCTTTCCACAGATCAATCAACATTCTTTCAAACCATTAACTTTGCAAGAGATCCTgttctgattttcaataaacattgCAAAAGTTGCTGGTATACTGAAACTCCATATAGAAGTGATTAGGAATTTCCTGGGGGAGAAAGGTGTCCAATCCAATTAGTCATTTGTAACTTGACTTCACAAATGCAGTTAATCAGTACCCCAAACCCAGGACACACTGCATCTCAAGCTGTACAGCTTCAAACATGCCAATGATATTAAACAATTATTTGATCTCTTACAGATGTGATAAAGAGGagactcagcaggtttagcaagAGGAGGAAAAAAAGGCCACTGTACAAAAAGAAATCTATTTCACCTTATGATGTTCTTTCAAGTGACAACAGTGACTGATGCGACCAAAGATATTTTTTAAGCACTACAGTTCCATTAGATGGGCTAACATCAATGGACATCAGTGCAAACACTTCCCTCAATTATGAGGTGAATCTACAGCTGTGCAAAGCAGAAGATGACAGAAATTTTATATTTTACTAAATGTTTGTGgcattactttttttaaatctgtaaatCATGTATTGTTAAACTTAATTATTGAAGACTGTACAGATTCTTGTTTCATAACTCCTGTAATATAAAGCACAAATTTACACAGGCACTGCCTGTATATTCTAAGTAAACCTGATGGACAAATGATACTGCAATTAATAGCAAACCTCAAATCAGTCCCTTTCTGAACACGCAATGCGAAAGATATTCCCATCATTTCTTTCTGTAACTCATTGATGATTTTGGGTCTTTTGCTTGGATTGAAGGTTAAAAAAACTTCTAAAATTAATTTCTAAGGCATTATAAAATGAATTGCTAAGTTGCATCACCACgttctgcataaaaaaaactcaaatttatTTGGTCTTAACTGCTAAAATGTAACTAAACTTAGATAAGATAAAAAGGATTAGAAGGAAATGGGGCAACTGTGTAGGGAGAGTCTCAAACACCAGCATGATCTAGATTTTGTGGTGGGATAATATCCAATTTTAAGAGCTGGTGAGACCCACTCTAGTCAGGTTAGTGTAGAATcaattcgattttcctgctcctcggatgctgcctgaactgctgtgcttttccagcaccactctaacctagactctggtttccagaatctgcagtcattgtttttacctagaatcAATTCCCACTTGTTTCAGTACCTGACAACCTTGAGAACACTTATTATAAGTAACTTGCTAGGGAACAGAGACATTATTGTAGCAAAAGATGTTTTTATGATAAGGCATAAACTAGATTTTTTTCTGTGTGCGCCATTCAAAGATTAATGACTGAGCCAACTGACTAGCTGGTCATGTGCAAATTCTGAAATGTGCAGAGTCTTCAAAAGCTACAAGATTAAACACACAACCCTTTAAATTCCTGACAGTCTTTACCAGTAATGGAATCATTTTTGCCATAAACCATTACCTCAGTCACTTCCTGCAAATATCATTAGGTTATGAACCAATTATTTAGAAAGGATTGTGATTTCACCTCAGTACTTACGGTTGTATCATCGAGTTTGATGGAGCAACTGGGTCAAACACAGTCATctaaggaaaagatttaaagtggTAATCAGAGATTCTGCTGCCCAGAATTTTGTTTTATACTCATTTTTACCATCTGCTAAATGATTTCTCCTTGTACTTAAAAACAAACACCAGATCTCATTTTTCTGATGGAAAGTCTCCAGAAAATCAGGTTTTACATATCAAGCTTTGCAACTCAGGTTGGGCACACAAGAAAATATCATCACTCCATTAAAGAATCTTTATCTGCAAGATAGATTTCTGTTTGTaaagtgaaaaattatttttatatgATAGTATGTGAAGGGCTAAATTAAAAGCTCCAGTGGGGAGAGAGTAATCTTATGGGATTTTAACAACAGGGCAGAATAACAATACTAATAGTTGTGCAATCTTCTTTAGATTTCCAAGATGAGTGTAGCATTTTGTGTTAGACAAACCTAATTGGAAGTAGGATTCACCAAGTACATTTAAATATGCAGTGATTTGACAGTTTACTACAGAGTAGCATTAGACAAATGTTGCTGTGTGTCAGACATGATTCATTTTCAGCCATACCCTTGTATGCCTCTTGTCTGACAAGTATAAATAATACAAATCTAAGGACAATGAAAGGTTGGAAACACTTCCTGCAGTTATACACACGTTTGTTAGAAGCAAAAGTCAATTATTGCTGTAAATATAAATGAATAGGAGAGTGGTTAATCATTCATGTGTGTAAAAACTTCCAATTATTGGGAAGTCTTACGTAAACTTTGGTACTTTGGGAGCAATGTGTGTAAAGTTCATAGGATTTGTCGTCAGATGATATGGACACATCAAACCATGTTTCTTAGTGATCTAAAAGTCTCAGatgaaatgttttcaaataaaacattAGTAATTTTCATGTaatatgatttttcagaaattaaAATTTGAGTTTACTTTATGAAATTGTTCTTTTCTAATATTTAATCATAAATTTCGAGTTTTATGGTAGACAAATCTTTGAAAAGATACCCATTGAATGGTTTC
The Chiloscyllium plagiosum isolate BGI_BamShark_2017 chromosome 28, ASM401019v2, whole genome shotgun sequence DNA segment above includes these coding regions:
- the tp53i13 gene encoding tumor protein p53-inducible protein 13, coding for MGERIEYNEQIPNSGIFRPIWAAYGEYLYVPPQRWVHNLQRGGVAFLYHPCVHPRLKEELSLLARACKYQHIITPHLNLSQQWPLALVTWGKSLEMSTINVAEAVSWLRESVNPARSSEMEEVGAYNYLLIWRAKLTSASSDQVTCPENQVKELQDYFKKSELQSAIRKRNNKVGVNVLSKGLHMILRRRRDSSHLREPTQPSRLIDGTSSRAEISWKMHVGSTKNMSIVNQSANGPAVITGDSEKITGSKIPGNQEIGGGEQNKRNNLMPTFQQVDTASHSEAPGSKAHQQTFPHSAARLLNSSVFPVEQLNSRHQNQMHTTSDSSLDSQVKAQRTESSSQEHVKSGASITDKANRQILENPVTKEQQMVKIIANSNHVPDSRAANKDTGQIPQNGSKVSGENAKPLQLFQTSETSSKNYVGMKQSDELDSGEFGSDRTVQKVEVKGPDIPKSNRTAILNAQDDHNETAAVNSAKANCKCEGAASQNIQPAPASADSNPLKAGTLEKTQHHDEDRTLYIPTPRTEEAAWAAAALAFLFVFLTLAVLYTRLYRKFIKSDSLYWTPVPGIDGQETVADVIKRRLSRFSKRRKKRPLYKKKSISPYDVLSSDNSD